A genomic region of Leptolyngbya sp. FACHB-261 contains the following coding sequences:
- a CDS encoding TIGR00266 family protein, which produces MKIEILHSPGAAAAHVALEPGEELTAESGAMICMSGDMNVSTAIKQRGKGLMAGLRRMLSGESLFLNTFRPSQQGGEVYLAPTLVGDVIVYQMRDGLNLVVQGSSYLASALGVHLDLGWKGFKSFFSGESVFWIDVSGRGPVLLNAFGAVYEIDVDGEYTVDTGHIVAFEQSLDFKVTKAGRGWIGSFLGGEGLVCRFKGKGKVFCQTHNPPAFGRTVGPKLPPR; this is translated from the coding sequence ATGAAGATTGAAATTTTGCACTCACCTGGTGCTGCTGCTGCTCATGTCGCACTAGAGCCTGGTGAGGAGCTGACTGCGGAAAGCGGAGCCATGATTTGCATGAGCGGTGACATGAACGTCAGCACCGCCATTAAACAACGGGGCAAGGGACTGATGGCAGGTCTGCGGCGCATGCTGTCGGGCGAGTCGTTATTTCTCAATACCTTTCGCCCCAGCCAGCAGGGAGGCGAAGTTTACCTAGCACCAACTCTGGTGGGGGATGTGATCGTCTACCAGATGCGAGACGGCCTCAATCTAGTTGTACAGGGAAGTTCCTATTTGGCCTCCGCGCTTGGCGTCCATCTTGACCTGGGATGGAAAGGATTTAAGTCCTTCTTCTCCGGTGAATCAGTCTTTTGGATCGATGTCTCAGGACGGGGGCCGGTGCTGCTGAATGCCTTTGGGGCTGTATACGAGATCGATGTCGATGGTGAATACACTGTCGATACCGGTCACATTGTCGCGTTTGAGCAAAGCCTGGATTTCAAAGTCACCAAAGCCGGTCGAGGTTGGATTGGTTCTTTCTTGGGTGGCGAAGGCTTAGTTTGTCGTTTCAAAGGCAAAGGCAAAGTCTTTTGCCAAACTCACAACCCACCTGCCTTTGGACGCACGGTTGGTCCTAAACTTCCCCCTCGCTAA
- a CDS encoding phosphodiester glycosidase family protein encodes MKSSIKFGAQTRLWRLCTRAGRGELKPVSAALLSTLLCAPLLTAMTLMGVSAPGIAQLSVGPAQTGSQLELNGNPSTGAWGQWGTAIGISDFWLSQEAGLNLADTQNAAQQPFTWFTPPLLTRVLFDRPVQNRFLDLDALGTLGWQAQIRGNTLQLNTLPAQVLSLRRARQPWGERWVVELDHPTPWRGIRAAGVYSLSLDATASDELLSTSRSISRQQKASGTKQALPDLQVLRQGNRINLNFQLAQADLTPGVTTLGSPPRLVIDLRPADLPTRDLRWAPGVHRRQQTLNLGNRSFAASWLAVDLKQPGVSLKPIWTNPQSQPGTTSVGEMARRWQAAAVINGGFFNRNNRLPLGAIRREGRWVSGPILNRAAIAWNDQGDIEMDRLSLQETVQSDNGSFALTNLNSGYVQAGLARYTTAWGAVYRPIIDNEVLITVENDRVVSQVAGGAAGQVEVSIPANGYLLVARGFQRAVNALQPGVAVEGVAKTTPGSFEVFPHVVGAGPLLVKNGQIVLNAAAESFQPGFQSQRADRSAIGRLDNGQIVLATFSNGPSGDRPTLGETAQLMQKLGAVDALNLDGGSSSALWLGGEMINRSPQTAARVHNGIGLFINLPAEPTEPAGSPLP; translated from the coding sequence GTGAAGTCAAGTATTAAGTTCGGCGCACAAACGCGCCTGTGGCGGCTGTGTACTAGGGCAGGCCGTGGGGAATTAAAGCCGGTTTCAGCAGCGCTGCTATCGACGCTGTTATGTGCACCCTTGCTCACTGCTATGACGCTAATGGGGGTATCAGCACCGGGGATCGCACAACTCTCCGTTGGTCCAGCTCAGACAGGCAGCCAGTTGGAACTGAACGGCAATCCCTCAACGGGAGCTTGGGGACAGTGGGGCACGGCAATTGGCATTAGTGATTTTTGGCTGAGCCAGGAAGCGGGCCTCAACTTAGCAGATACGCAAAATGCAGCTCAGCAACCATTCACCTGGTTTACACCCCCTCTGCTGACCCGAGTTCTGTTTGACCGTCCTGTGCAAAACCGCTTTTTGGATTTGGATGCGCTAGGAACCTTGGGTTGGCAAGCGCAAATCCGAGGCAACACCCTGCAGCTGAATACTCTACCGGCACAAGTTTTATCGCTGCGACGGGCTAGACAGCCTTGGGGTGAACGTTGGGTAGTGGAACTAGATCACCCAACACCCTGGCGGGGCATCCGGGCGGCTGGTGTCTACAGCCTCTCCTTAGATGCAACAGCGTCTGATGAGCTCCTATCAACTTCCAGGTCAATTTCTAGGCAGCAGAAGGCAAGCGGAACCAAGCAAGCATTGCCCGATCTACAGGTGCTCCGTCAGGGCAACCGAATCAATCTCAACTTTCAGCTGGCACAAGCCGATCTCACTCCGGGGGTTACCACTCTGGGCTCGCCGCCGCGCCTGGTGATTGATCTGCGCCCAGCCGATCTTCCAACTCGGGATTTGCGTTGGGCCCCAGGTGTGCACCGCCGCCAGCAAACGCTGAACCTTGGCAATCGCAGCTTTGCGGCGTCCTGGCTGGCTGTAGACCTTAAGCAGCCCGGAGTTTCACTGAAACCGATTTGGACCAATCCTCAGTCTCAACCAGGAACCACCTCGGTAGGGGAGATGGCCCGACGCTGGCAAGCCGCAGCCGTGATCAACGGTGGCTTCTTTAATCGCAATAATCGCTTGCCTCTGGGTGCAATCCGTCGAGAAGGACGCTGGGTTTCAGGACCGATTCTGAACCGAGCTGCCATTGCCTGGAACGACCAGGGCGACATTGAGATGGACCGTTTGAGTCTTCAGGAAACGGTCCAAAGCGACAATGGCTCATTCGCGCTAACTAACCTTAACAGCGGCTATGTGCAGGCAGGGCTAGCCCGCTACACCACGGCTTGGGGAGCGGTGTATCGTCCAATCATTGACAACGAAGTTCTGATCACGGTTGAGAATGACCGAGTGGTTAGCCAGGTCGCAGGAGGGGCCGCTGGGCAAGTCGAGGTCTCGATTCCAGCCAATGGCTATTTGCTGGTCGCCCGCGGCTTTCAACGAGCGGTCAATGCCCTGCAACCGGGTGTTGCCGTTGAGGGTGTGGCCAAGACTACCCCTGGCAGCTTTGAAGTGTTTCCCCACGTGGTTGGGGCCGGTCCCCTGCTGGTCAAAAACGGGCAGATTGTGCTCAATGCCGCAGCAGAGAGTTTTCAGCCTGGGTTCCAGAGTCAGCGGGCCGACCGCAGCGCCATCGGGCGGCTAGACAATGGCCAGATTGTCCTGGCGACCTTCAGTAATGGACCGTCGGGGGATCGTCCAACGCTAGGCGAAACTGCCCAACTGATGCAGAAGCTAGGCGCAGTCGATGCGCTCAACTTAGATGGCGGTAGTTCTAGTGCTCTATGGCTAGGAGGCGAGATGATTAACCGGTCGCCTCAGACCGCAGCTCGGGTCCACAACGGTATCGGCCTGTTTATCAATCTCCCCGCCGAGCCTACAGAGCCTGCAGGCTCGCCTCTGCCCTAA
- a CDS encoding NADPH-dependent FMN reductase encodes MPTNIGIAAQVNSHLPLEESNPEQVKIVGISGSLRPDSHTYQALNFAAQRVASLGASVEVLDLRTLTLPFCDGLDNYSEYPDVEKLRRTVKQANGLILATPEYHGSLSGVLKNALDLMSFEQLDGKVVGAISVLGGEQNSNALNDLRLIVRWVHGWVIPEQIAVGRAWQAFDQNGQIKDEKLRQRFDDFARSLVENTRKLNGLAVPQALQVEAN; translated from the coding sequence ATGCCAACAAATATCGGTATCGCGGCTCAAGTCAACTCCCACTTGCCGCTAGAAGAAAGCAACCCAGAACAAGTCAAGATTGTCGGTATCAGCGGTAGCCTCAGACCAGATTCTCACACCTATCAAGCGCTGAATTTTGCGGCTCAGCGAGTTGCTAGCTTGGGTGCGAGCGTCGAAGTCTTGGATCTGCGCACACTGACTCTGCCCTTCTGTGACGGGCTAGATAATTATTCCGAGTACCCTGATGTCGAAAAACTGCGTCGGACAGTGAAGCAGGCGAATGGTCTGATTCTCGCAACACCGGAATACCACGGCAGTCTTAGTGGAGTTCTCAAAAACGCTCTAGACCTGATGAGCTTTGAGCAGCTTGATGGTAAGGTCGTTGGGGCAATTAGCGTTTTGGGTGGCGAACAAAATAGCAATGCCCTCAATGATTTACGCTTGATTGTGCGCTGGGTTCACGGTTGGGTCATCCCCGAACAAATCGCAGTAGGGCGAGCCTGGCAAGCTTTCGATCAAAACGGACAAATTAAAGACGAAAAACTCCGTCAACGGTTTGACGATTTTGCTCGTAGTCTAGTCGAGAATACTCGTAAGTTAAATGGACTTGCGGTCCCTCAGGCTTTGCAGGTAGAGGCAAACTAA
- a CDS encoding TIGR00266 family protein: MNVQDRRTEQFDTPYELSHQPDYAFLKLQLQAGQTVQVEASAMASMDRHLTMKTKVKGGLLKGVKRMLGGESLFINEFSAEQQPGELYVAPATPGDVQHYYLNGNSIFLQSSAFVAAGMGVNLDSKWQGFKGFFNGESLFLLRATGQGDLWFSTYGAVLEIPVTGNYVVDTGYIVAFEDSLDYSVEFVGGLKTSLFGGEGLVCRFRGQGRVWVQTRQLVSFLRWLHPYRPVKSND, encoded by the coding sequence ATGAATGTTCAAGACCGTCGCACCGAACAATTTGATACACCCTATGAACTCAGCCATCAGCCCGATTACGCCTTCCTAAAACTGCAACTTCAGGCTGGACAGACGGTGCAAGTTGAGGCTTCAGCCATGGCCTCTATGGATCGCCATTTGACCATGAAAACCAAGGTCAAGGGTGGCTTATTGAAAGGCGTTAAACGCATGTTAGGGGGCGAGTCGTTATTCATTAACGAGTTCTCAGCCGAGCAGCAGCCTGGGGAATTGTATGTTGCACCCGCTACGCCCGGAGATGTGCAACATTACTATCTAAATGGCAACTCAATTTTTCTACAATCTTCAGCCTTTGTTGCGGCTGGCATGGGTGTCAATCTAGACAGTAAATGGCAGGGTTTCAAAGGCTTTTTCAATGGCGAATCCCTGTTTCTGCTACGAGCGACTGGTCAGGGTGATCTCTGGTTTAGTACCTATGGCGCCGTTCTAGAAATCCCTGTTACCGGCAACTATGTCGTCGATACAGGTTACATTGTGGCCTTTGAAGATAGCTTAGATTACAGCGTTGAGTTTGTAGGTGGCCTGAAGACCAGCCTGTTTGGGGGTGAGGGTCTGGTGTGCCGCTTCCGAGGTCAGGGCCGAGTATGGGTCCAAACTCGCCAACTGGTTTCTTTCCTGCGCTGGCTCCATCCCTACCGGCCTGTAAAGAGCAACGATTAG
- a CDS encoding superoxide dismutase, translated as MAYELAPLPYDYAALEPYIDAKTMQLHHDKHHAAYVNNLNNALSQYSDLQNKSPEELIRDLDSVPESIRPAVRNNGGGHVNHTMFWQIMGPNASSEPTGPIATAINDTFGNFDTFKQQFNDAGVKRFGSGWVWLVRNQDGKLEITSTANQDNPITTGQYPILGNDVWEHAYYLKYQNRRPEYLNAWWNVLNWDEVNRRFAQATA; from the coding sequence ATGGCTTACGAATTGGCACCGTTGCCGTACGATTATGCTGCGCTAGAGCCATACATTGACGCTAAAACCATGCAGCTGCACCACGATAAGCACCATGCGGCTTATGTCAATAATCTGAATAATGCTCTATCGCAGTATTCAGATCTGCAAAACAAAAGCCCTGAAGAACTGATCCGCGATCTGGATAGCGTGCCTGAGAGCATTCGCCCAGCAGTGCGTAACAATGGCGGTGGGCATGTCAACCACACAATGTTCTGGCAGATTATGGGACCCAATGCTAGTAGTGAACCCACCGGTCCTATTGCCACAGCAATTAATGACACCTTTGGTAATTTCGATACCTTTAAGCAGCAGTTCAATGACGCAGGTGTCAAGCGCTTCGGTAGCGGTTGGGTGTGGCTAGTTCGCAATCAAGATGGCAAGCTAGAGATTACCAGCACTGCTAACCAAGATAACCCGATCACCACAGGGCAATATCCAATTCTAGGCAACGATGTTTGGGAGCACGCTTACTATCTCAAATATCAGAACCGACGCCCTGAGTATCTGAATGCCTGGTGGAATGTGCTCAACTGGGATGAAGTGAACCGTCGCTTTGCACAAGCAACTGCCTAA
- a CDS encoding MBL fold metallo-hydrolase, producing the protein MARLNQRLSQNVDGDFYVDRTCIDCDTCRWMAPEVFYRVGEQSAVHHQPSDEHQRLLAMQALLACPTASIGTVEKPKDIQAAQRSFPALISENVYHCGYHSEDSYGAASYLIQRAEGNILVDSPRFTAPLVKRLEEMGGIRYLYLTHRDDVADHQKFHDHFGCERILHVDEINSGTRQVEIQLSGFEPTELAPDLLIIPVPGHTKGHTALLYQNKFLFTGDHLAWSDQLQQLIAFRSVCWYSWSECLQSMRRLADYSFEWVLPGHGRRHHAGSETMHQQMQQCVAWMEKN; encoded by the coding sequence ATGGCTCGGCTCAATCAACGTCTCTCACAAAATGTTGACGGTGATTTCTATGTCGATCGCACTTGTATCGATTGTGATACTTGTCGCTGGATGGCTCCGGAGGTGTTTTATCGAGTCGGAGAGCAGTCTGCTGTTCACCATCAACCCAGTGATGAACACCAGCGATTATTAGCCATGCAAGCTCTGTTGGCTTGTCCAACGGCTTCAATTGGTACCGTCGAAAAACCAAAGGATATTCAAGCAGCTCAACGCAGCTTCCCAGCACTGATTTCTGAGAATGTTTACCATTGCGGCTATCACTCAGAAGATTCCTATGGTGCCGCTAGCTATCTGATCCAGCGTGCCGAAGGTAACATCTTAGTAGATTCACCTCGGTTCACGGCTCCGTTGGTCAAGCGCTTAGAAGAGATGGGGGGTATCCGCTACTTATACCTAACTCATCGAGACGATGTCGCTGATCATCAAAAATTTCACGACCACTTCGGTTGTGAGCGTATTTTGCACGTTGATGAAATCAATAGCGGCACCCGTCAGGTTGAGATTCAGCTATCCGGTTTCGAGCCAACAGAACTCGCACCCGATCTGCTAATTATTCCGGTTCCGGGTCATACGAAAGGCCATACTGCTTTGCTGTACCAGAACAAGTTTTTGTTTACTGGTGATCATTTAGCCTGGTCTGACCAGCTTCAGCAGTTAATCGCCTTTCGTAGTGTTTGCTGGTATTCATGGTCCGAGTGCCTTCAGTCAATGCGTAGGCTGGCAGACTACTCGTTCGAATGGGTGTTGCCGGGTCACGGTCGGCGCCATCACGCGGGCTCCGAAACCATGCATCAACAGATGCAACAGTGTGTGGCCTGGATGGAGAAGAACTGA
- the gltB gene encoding glutamate synthase large subunit, translated as MSRPRKERIEMVHNAGDTSLGYSEAGYRGQRWLVEERDACGVGFIADPEGQAGHDLVAKALAAVACLEHRGGCSADQDSGDGSGIMTALPWDLLQDWAVSAGVSLADPKQTALGMVFLPPHAEAAEAARQVITAALAEEGFQVLGWRVVPVRPEVLGPQARANQPHIEQVVVQASNLQGDELERMLFLARKKIENRIAQQYPDWSADFYIPSLSGRTVVYKGMVRSIVLGEFYEDLKNPQYKSAFAAYHRRFSTNTLPKWPLAQPMRYLGHNGEINTLLGNANWMMAREPNLSHPCWAERIEELKPIVKLDNSDSATLDNVLELLVQSGRTPLQALMMLIPEAYQNQPDLKDHPEIVDYYEYYSGIQEPWDGPALVVFSDGKKVGATLDRNGLRPARYVITREGYVVVASEAGVVDIPEAEIVEKGRLGPGQMIAVDLEAGEVLKNWEIKQRVASRENYGQWLQEHRRTLTRQPFAEDPQLEPAIALRYQAAFGYTAEDLELIIQDMAAQGKEPTFCMGNDAPLAVLSDKPRLLYDYFAQRFAQVTNPPIDPLREGMVMSLSMRLGRRGNLLEARPEGARQLKIESPVLNEAELEQLKQSGFSVATLPILFPLAQGPEGLRATIQDVCARAAQAVRDGIEILVLSDRGLDTEQAFIPPLLAVGAVHHHLIREGLRIRASIVVETAQCWSTHHFGCLIGYGASAVCPYLALETVRQWWGDSRTQKLMEQGKLEALSITEVQKRYVKAVEGGLLKILSKMGISLLSSYNGAQIFEAIGIGRELLELAFWGTTSRVGGMTVADIASEVIAFHHRAFPEINLKKLENFGFIQYRPGGEYHMNSPEVAKALHKAIGGSKGGKEPSYDHYELYRRQLQSRPVTALRDLLDFQSDRESIPVSEVESVESIVKRFCTGGMSLGALSREAHETLAIAMNRIGGRSNSGEGGEDPDRFLILNDVNETGQSPTFPHLKGLRNGDTASSAIKQVASGRFGVTPEYLMNAQQIEIKIAQGAKPGEGGQLPGKKVSPYIAMLRRSKPGVSLISPPPHHDIYSIEDLSQLIFDLHQINPRAQVSVKLVAEIGIGTVAAGVAKANADIIQVSGHDGGTGASPLSSIKHAGGPWELGLTEVHRVLIENQLRDRVLLRVDGGFKTGWDVMMGALMGGEEFGFGSIAMIAEGCIMARICHTNNCPVGVASQREDLRKRFTGIPEHVVNFFFFVAEEVRSLLATLGYRSLNEVIGRADLLKVREDVKLTKTAALNLDCLTQLPDTREDRTWLTHEPVHSNGPVLDDELLSDAEIQKAIAEQGNLTKAVNVLNTDRTLGARLSGAIAKQYGNSGFSGQITLDCTGSAGQSFGAFILPGLTLKLTGEANDYVGKGMHGGEIIIKPPATVQYDPSQNVIVGNTCLYGATGGYLFANGLAGERFAVRNSMAQAVIEGAGDHCCEYMTGGVVVVLGRVGRNVGAGMTGGLAYFLDEQGDFEQRVNHEIVKLQRVITPAGEAQLKDLLQAHADRTGSAKANHILSNWAEFLPRFWQVVPPSEANSPEACEVAPEKELAPVQ; from the coding sequence ATGTCTAGACCCCGCAAGGAACGCATCGAGATGGTACATAACGCCGGTGACACCAGTTTAGGTTACTCGGAAGCAGGCTACAGAGGCCAACGGTGGCTGGTCGAAGAACGGGATGCCTGCGGCGTGGGCTTTATCGCCGATCCCGAAGGACAGGCTGGCCACGACCTGGTAGCCAAGGCACTCGCTGCTGTAGCTTGCTTGGAGCACCGTGGTGGTTGCAGTGCCGACCAGGATTCAGGCGACGGCTCTGGCATCATGACTGCTTTGCCCTGGGATTTGTTGCAAGATTGGGCAGTCAGTGCTGGCGTGAGCTTAGCCGATCCGAAGCAGACCGCGTTGGGCATGGTATTTCTGCCCCCACATGCTGAAGCAGCTGAAGCTGCACGACAGGTAATTACGGCGGCTTTAGCAGAGGAAGGGTTTCAGGTGTTGGGCTGGCGGGTTGTGCCCGTTCGACCTGAAGTGCTGGGGCCACAAGCGCGGGCTAACCAGCCTCACATTGAGCAGGTGGTGGTACAGGCCAGCAATCTTCAGGGCGACGAGCTAGAGCGGATGCTGTTTTTAGCCCGCAAGAAAATTGAAAACCGCATCGCCCAGCAATACCCAGATTGGTCCGCTGATTTCTACATTCCGTCGCTGTCCGGCCGCACGGTTGTCTACAAGGGCATGGTGCGCTCGATTGTGCTCGGCGAGTTTTACGAAGACCTCAAGAACCCGCAGTACAAGAGTGCTTTCGCTGCTTACCATCGCCGCTTTAGCACCAACACGCTGCCCAAGTGGCCGCTCGCCCAGCCTATGCGCTACTTGGGCCATAACGGTGAGATCAACACGCTGTTGGGCAACGCCAACTGGATGATGGCGCGGGAGCCCAACCTGTCCCATCCCTGCTGGGCCGAGCGCATTGAGGAACTCAAGCCCATTGTCAAGCTAGATAACAGTGACTCAGCCACTCTAGACAACGTGCTGGAGTTGCTAGTGCAATCGGGCCGCACACCGCTTCAGGCTCTGATGATGCTGATTCCGGAAGCCTACCAGAACCAGCCTGACCTGAAGGATCATCCCGAAATTGTTGATTACTACGAATACTACAGCGGCATCCAGGAGCCTTGGGATGGTCCTGCGCTGGTGGTGTTCAGCGATGGCAAGAAAGTTGGGGCCACGCTCGATCGCAATGGTCTGCGTCCGGCTCGTTATGTGATCACCCGCGAAGGCTATGTTGTTGTGGCCTCTGAGGCCGGGGTCGTAGATATTCCTGAGGCGGAAATCGTTGAGAAAGGCCGTCTAGGCCCTGGCCAGATGATCGCCGTCGATCTCGAAGCGGGTGAGGTTCTCAAGAACTGGGAAATCAAGCAGCGCGTTGCCTCTCGCGAGAACTACGGTCAGTGGTTGCAAGAGCATCGTCGGACTCTGACGCGTCAGCCCTTTGCTGAGGATCCTCAGCTTGAACCGGCTATCGCCCTGCGTTACCAGGCTGCCTTCGGCTATACCGCTGAGGACCTGGAGCTGATTATTCAGGACATGGCCGCTCAGGGTAAAGAGCCTACCTTCTGCATGGGCAACGACGCGCCCCTAGCGGTTCTCTCCGATAAGCCCCGCCTGCTTTACGATTACTTCGCTCAGCGCTTCGCCCAGGTTACTAACCCGCCGATTGACCCACTGCGCGAGGGCATGGTGATGTCCTTATCCATGCGCTTGGGCCGTCGCGGTAACCTGCTGGAGGCAAGGCCAGAGGGTGCTCGTCAACTCAAGATCGAGTCGCCTGTGCTCAACGAAGCCGAACTGGAGCAGCTCAAGCAATCCGGCTTCTCGGTTGCGACTCTGCCTATTCTGTTCCCGTTAGCTCAGGGACCGGAAGGGCTGAGGGCCACGATTCAAGACGTTTGTGCCAGAGCGGCACAAGCAGTTCGCGATGGCATTGAAATTCTAGTCCTCTCCGACCGGGGCTTGGACACTGAGCAAGCCTTCATTCCGCCGCTGCTGGCGGTGGGTGCTGTACACCACCACTTGATCCGGGAGGGCTTGAGAATTCGGGCCTCGATTGTGGTTGAGACCGCTCAGTGCTGGAGCACCCATCACTTCGGTTGCTTGATTGGCTATGGGGCCAGTGCTGTCTGCCCTTACCTCGCCCTCGAAACCGTGCGGCAGTGGTGGGGCGACTCGCGCACGCAGAAGCTCATGGAGCAGGGCAAGCTGGAAGCCCTGTCGATCACCGAGGTACAGAAGCGCTATGTCAAGGCAGTGGAGGGTGGTCTGCTCAAGATCCTCTCCAAGATGGGCATTTCGTTGCTGTCTAGCTACAACGGCGCTCAGATCTTTGAAGCCATTGGCATTGGCCGTGAATTGCTGGAGCTGGCCTTCTGGGGCACAACTTCGCGGGTTGGTGGCATGACCGTGGCTGATATCGCCTCTGAGGTGATCGCCTTTCATCACCGCGCCTTTCCTGAGATCAACCTCAAAAAGCTGGAGAACTTTGGCTTTATTCAGTACCGCCCCGGCGGCGAGTATCACATGAATAGTCCAGAGGTTGCCAAAGCGCTCCACAAAGCGATTGGCGGTAGTAAGGGGGGCAAAGAGCCGAGCTACGATCACTACGAACTTTACCGTCGGCAACTCCAAAGCCGGCCGGTGACTGCGTTGCGCGATCTGTTGGACTTCCAGTCCGACCGCGAGTCAATCCCCGTTTCAGAAGTCGAGTCTGTAGAGAGCATCGTCAAGCGCTTCTGCACTGGCGGGATGTCTTTGGGAGCCCTGTCGCGGGAAGCTCACGAGACCCTGGCCATCGCCATGAACCGGATTGGTGGTCGTTCCAACTCAGGAGAGGGCGGTGAAGATCCAGATCGCTTCTTGATCCTCAACGACGTGAATGAAACTGGCCAATCGCCGACCTTCCCGCACCTGAAGGGGTTGCGTAATGGCGACACGGCTAGCTCAGCGATTAAACAGGTCGCCTCCGGTCGTTTTGGCGTCACGCCTGAGTACCTGATGAACGCCCAGCAGATCGAAATCAAGATCGCGCAAGGCGCCAAGCCAGGTGAAGGCGGTCAGCTACCAGGTAAAAAGGTCAGCCCATATATCGCGATGCTGCGGCGTTCTAAGCCCGGCGTCTCGTTGATCTCACCACCGCCACACCACGACATCTACTCCATCGAAGACCTGTCGCAACTGATCTTCGACCTGCACCAGATAAACCCGCGCGCGCAAGTGTCGGTGAAGCTGGTGGCGGAGATCGGCATCGGTACAGTGGCGGCTGGGGTTGCCAAAGCGAATGCTGACATTATTCAGGTCTCTGGGCACGATGGCGGCACTGGCGCTTCGCCGTTGTCTTCGATCAAGCATGCTGGTGGTCCTTGGGAATTGGGCCTCACTGAAGTGCACCGGGTCCTGATCGAAAACCAACTGCGCGACCGAGTGCTCCTGCGCGTTGATGGCGGCTTCAAAACCGGCTGGGATGTGATGATGGGCGCTCTGATGGGCGGTGAGGAGTTTGGCTTCGGCTCTATTGCCATGATTGCTGAGGGCTGCATCATGGCCCGGATTTGCCATACCAACAACTGCCCAGTGGGTGTCGCTTCTCAACGCGAAGACCTACGCAAGCGCTTCACAGGCATCCCAGAGCATGTGGTTAACTTCTTCTTCTTTGTGGCAGAAGAGGTTCGCTCGCTGCTGGCCACGCTGGGTTACCGCTCGCTGAATGAAGTGATCGGTCGTGCTGACCTGCTCAAGGTGCGCGAGGATGTCAAGCTAACCAAGACAGCAGCCCTGAACCTGGATTGTCTGACCCAACTGCCTGATACTCGCGAGGACCGCACTTGGCTGACTCATGAGCCAGTTCACAGCAATGGGCCAGTCCTAGATGATGAATTGCTGAGCGATGCTGAAATCCAGAAGGCAATTGCTGAGCAAGGCAACCTAACCAAGGCCGTGAACGTGCTGAATACCGACCGCACCCTGGGCGCCCGTCTATCAGGAGCGATTGCTAAGCAGTACGGCAATTCAGGCTTCAGCGGTCAGATTACGCTTGACTGCACGGGTAGTGCTGGCCAGAGCTTTGGTGCGTTTATTCTGCCGGGCCTCACCCTCAAGCTGACAGGCGAAGCCAATGACTACGTTGGCAAGGGCATGCATGGGGGCGAAATCATCATCAAACCGCCAGCCACCGTTCAATACGATCCCTCGCAGAACGTGATTGTGGGTAATACCTGCCTCTATGGGGCAACCGGCGGCTATCTGTTCGCCAATGGTCTGGCGGGTGAGCGCTTCGCAGTGCGTAACTCAATGGCTCAGGCGGTAATCGAAGGCGCTGGCGACCACTGTTGCGAATACATGACTGGCGGTGTCGTCGTCGTTCTGGGTCGAGTTGGCCGCAACGTTGGTGCGGGCATGACCGGTGGCTTGGCCTACTTCCTAGATGAGCAGGGCGACTTTGAGCAACGGGTCAACCACGAGATTGTCAAACTCCAACGCGTGATCACTCCAGCTGGAGAAGCTCAATTGAAGGATCTGCTCCAGGCTCATGCTGACCGTACCGGCAGTGCCAAGGCCAATCACATTCTGTCTAACTGGGCTGAATTCTTGCCCCGGTTCTGGCAGGTAGTGCCGCCTTCAGAGGCCAATTCTCCAGAAGCCTGTGAAGTTGCGCCTGAGAAGGAGCTAGCCCCGGTTCAATAG
- a CDS encoding TIGR00266 family protein: protein MKTEIRYKPAFATIFVTLGPGEKITAEASAMVSMSTGIEMTTQFSGGVLSALLRRLLGGESLFLNTFANLSSAPQQVVLTQSTPGDIMFINLQGNQLCLQPGAYIAHEPGVNLSIRWAGFASWISGEGLFKQVVSGNGRVFFGSYGGLTEKTVVGEYVVDTNHLVAYEPQLNLQVGLSSSLFGSFFSGEGLVNRIMGNGKIVLQSRSMDSLVKFLYPKVR, encoded by the coding sequence GTGAAAACTGAAATTCGTTATAAACCTGCCTTTGCCACTATCTTCGTAACGCTGGGTCCGGGCGAGAAAATCACCGCCGAGGCCAGCGCTATGGTCAGTATGTCCACCGGCATTGAGATGACAACCCAATTTTCAGGTGGTGTTCTCAGTGCCTTACTCAGACGCCTATTGGGCGGCGAGTCCCTGTTCCTCAACACCTTTGCCAACTTGAGTTCTGCGCCCCAACAGGTGGTGCTTACGCAAAGCACCCCTGGGGACATCATGTTCATCAACCTCCAGGGCAATCAACTCTGTCTGCAACCCGGTGCTTACATCGCCCACGAACCTGGTGTCAACTTGAGTATCCGTTGGGCAGGCTTTGCCAGTTGGATTTCTGGGGAAGGACTCTTCAAGCAAGTTGTCTCGGGCAATGGCCGGGTCTTTTTCGGCTCCTACGGTGGGCTAACCGAAAAAACAGTGGTTGGTGAGTATGTTGTAGATACTAACCACCTAGTAGCTTACGAGCCGCAGTTGAACTTGCAGGTGGGCCTATCCAGCAGCTTATTTGGGTCCTTCTTTTCCGGTGAGGGACTAGTCAACCGCATCATGGGTAACGGCAAAATTGTGCTTCAGTCTCGCAGCATGGACAGCCTCGTGAAATTCCTTTACCCCAAGGTGCGCTGA